From Nitrospira sp.:
GACACGCACCACAATATGAATCGGACCACGACCTGCAAGATCCGCTGCTCAACACCGAGACCTACACCTACGACAACAATGGCAATGTTGCTACGGTGACGGACCGGAAGAGCCAGGTCACGACCTACACCTATGATGCCCTAAATCGGCGCACCAAGGCCACGTTCCAGGATGGGACGAGTACCAACTACACCTATGATGCCGGGAATCGGATCACGCAGGTGCAAGAGAAAGACGCCAGCAATGTCGTCACGGCCACGATCACCCGTACCTATGATGGGCTCGACCGACTCACCCAAGAAGTCACGCCACAGGGACAGGTAGATTATACGTATGATACCGCTTCGCGCCGTACCAGCATGACGGTCGCAGGCCAAACACAAGTGACCTACACCTATGACAACGCTAACCGCCTCACGCAAGTGCAGCAAGGCACCGATACTGTCGGAATCGGGTATGATATCGCTGGACGGCGCACCAGTCTCACGTTGCCCAATACGAACAGTCTCACCTATGCCTATAATGCGGCCTCAGAATTGACGAGCGTCACGTACAAGCAGGGCACCACGACGCTCGGTGATCTCACCTACACCTATGAAGCGGCGGGCAATCGAATCAAGACGGGAGGCACCTTCGCGCGCACCAATCTGCCTCCCGCACTCACGTCCGCCACCTACAATGCGAACAATCAACAGACCGCCTTTGGGACTACTACTGAGACCTATGACTTGAATGGCAATCTGGCAACCAGTACCGAGGCTGGCGTCACCACCACCTATACCTGGAATGCCAGGAACCAGCTGACGGGCATTAGCAGAACGGGTCTCACTGCGAGCTTGACCTATGACTCCTTCGGCCGACGAACCGGCAAGACGATCAACGGCACGACGACGAATTTTCTCTACGACGTGCTCAATCCCGTCCAAGAAAAGAATGGCGGGACAGTGACGGCAAACCTGCTCACTGGCCTAGGGATCAACGAATTCTTCACGCGAACGGATAGCGTGGGAGTTCGGGCCCTCTTGCCCGACGCCCTCGGCTCGACTGTCGCGTTGGCCGACAGCAGCGGCGTGCTCCAGACCCAGTACACCTATGAACCATTTGGCGTCACGACGCAGACGGGCGCCGCGAGCACGAATAGCTATAAATACACCGGGCGGGAAGATGATGGGACGGGGCTCTACTATTATCGGGCACGCTATTACCAGCCACAGTTCCAGCGGTTCATCGCCGAAGATCCCATCGGGTTCCTCGGTGGGGATGTGAATCTCTATGGCTATGTGGGCAATAATCCCGTTCTCCTCAGAGACCCGATGGGGTTGCTCACACTGGGGCAAGGCACACTCCTTGGGTGTGGGCTCGGAGGAGTGGGAGGCGGAATAGGTGCGAAGAAAAATAAAGTGTTTGGAGCTCTTACTGGGGGAGGTCTTGGGTGTGCGTTTGGAACCTTGATTGCGTCGGGGATTCCCTTTCCACCCACACCTATTGGAATTGCAATTAAGGCAGGAGTAGGTGCTGTGACAGGTGGTATTTCCGGAGGCCTGACGGCTGCGGCAGGGGGAGGGAATACACTGAATATTGCGATCGGTGCCTTTAGTGGTGCGGCAGGAGGAGCTATCGGCAACTTGGTCCCGGGTGGCCCAGTCCTCGGTGCATTGACGGGGTTTGCGGTCTCTACAGTCATTGGGGCTATTGGACCTTGATAGGGGTGTTGTGGACTATCTAAGTAGGGTTGCGGAGAGATTTTCTCTCTGGGCTGCCGGGGGGTTCGTTGTTTTTGCTGGCGTATGGATTTGGTTTCTAACGAGACTAGATGAAGCGGCACGAAAGGAAGCGGAATCGACTCGCTATTGGTGGGAATCGACGTCAACGTTCGAGAGTGAATTCAAGAAGATTCAATCGCGAGGGCGGCTAATCTATTCAATGTTCATTGCTATTAGTCTTTTTGCTGCCACGGTGATTGTGTGTGCCCATGTCCTGGTTCCTTAGCGAAGGGGGCATTTACCAGATTGTTGTCTGCGCTTCAGAGCTCACGAACCTGACTTACAGCCGGGCACGACCACGCTCGACAGGTAAATAGGGTCAGGTCTTACAATCAAACAAGTGTTCTGATATGCTCTGCGGTCATGGCTCGTCCGTTGCGTCTCGAATATCCCGGTGCCGTCTACCATGTCACGAGTCGCGGCAATGCTCGACAGAACATTGTCGCGGATGA
This genomic window contains:
- a CDS encoding RHS repeat-associated core domain-containing protein; the encoded protein is MTDRKSQVTTYTYDALNRRTKATFQDGTSTNYTYDAGNRITQVQEKDASNVVTATITRTYDGLDRLTQEVTPQGQVDYTYDTASRRTSMTVAGQTQVTYTYDNANRLTQVQQGTDTVGIGYDIAGRRTSLTLPNTNSLTYAYNAASELTSVTYKQGTTTLGDLTYTYEAAGNRIKTGGTFARTNLPPALTSATYNANNQQTAFGTTTETYDLNGNLATSTEAGVTTTYTWNARNQLTGISRTGLTASLTYDSFGRRTGKTINGTTTNFLYDVLNPVQEKNGGTVTANLLTGLGINEFFTRTDSVGVRALLPDALGSTVALADSSGVLQTQYTYEPFGVTTQTGAASTNSYKYTGREDDGTGLYYYRARYYQPQFQRFIAEDPIGFLGGDVNLYGYVGNNPVLLRDPMGLLTLGQGTLLGCGLGGVGGGIGAKKNKVFGALTGGGLGCAFGTLIASGIPFPPTPIGIAIKAGVGAVTGGISGGLTAAAGGGNTLNIAIGAFSGAAGGAIGNLVPGGPVLGALTGFAVSTVIGAIGP